The Brenneria rubrifaciens genome has a window encoding:
- the acpP gene encoding acyl carrier protein, translating to MSTIEERVKKIIVEQLGVKQEEVVNNASFVDDLGADSLDTVELVMALEEEFDTEIPDEEAEKITTVQAAIDFIQANQQ from the coding sequence ATGAGCACTATCGAAGAACGCGTTAAGAAAATCATCGTTGAACAGCTTGGTGTTAAGCAGGAAGAAGTCGTAAACAATGCTTCTTTCGTTGACGACCTCGGCGCTGATTCTCTTGACACTGTTGAGCTGGTAATGGCCCTGGAAGAAGAATTTGATACTGAAATTCCAGATGAAGAAGCCGAAAAAATCACGACTGTTCAGGCAGCCATCGATTTCATTCAGGCAAACCAGCAGTAA